ACGACCGCGGTGCCTTCGGCGTTGATCCGGCGGACCATCTCCAGCAACTGCCCGACGATCACCGGGGCGAGGCCGAGCGAGAGTTCGTCGATGAGCAGCAGCCGGGGGCGCAGGATCAGCGCCTTGGACAGCCCGAGCATCTGCTGCTCGCCGCCGGACAGGGTCGCGGCGAGGCTACTGCGGCGTTCCGCGAGCCGAGGGAAGGCTTCGAAGCAGCGGTCGATGGCCGCGTCGAGGGCCCGGCGGTCCCGGCCCAGCGTGTAACCGAAACTGCGCATGTTCTCCACGACGGTCATCGGCCCGAAGACCGCCCGGCCACCGGGGATCTGGGTGATCCCGAGGCGCAGGCGGCGCTCCGCGTCGAGAAACGTGACGTCCTGACCGTGAAAGCGCACCGACCCGGCCGACGGCAACCCGATCCCCGAGATCACCTTGAGCAGCGTCGACTTCCCGGCTCCGTTCACCCCGAGCAGGGCGACCATCTCACCCTCGTCGACGGTGAAGTCGACGTCGAAAAGGACCTGCAGCTGCCCGTAGGAGAAGTCGACGCCGCGGCAGGCGAGCATCGGCAGGTGCCCGCCGGCGGTACGGATCCGCTTGATCTCCTCGTCCTCGATGACTTCATCGATCATCCGGTCGAGATCCGCGTTGATGTGGCGACCGGCGGTGTAGATGATCACTCCGGTGAGGCCGCCCGGGAGCGCGACCGCCACCATCGACCCCACGATCCCGTACCGGCTCTGCACGCCGGCGAAGAACAGCGCCCCGAGTAGTCCGCCGACCGCGAGGAAGATCGCCGCGAGGGCCTGCGCGTGCGGGCGCATCCGGGACGGGATGACCGAGAGAAGCGCGATCGAGAACGACGGGACCAGGGGTCCGATCGTGGCCCCGGAGATCCCGAAGCAGGCCAGCATTAGCGGGAACGACGGCGCCAAGCCGCCCAGCGCGATGAACAAGACCGCGACGCCGATGAGGAGTCCGGCGGTGCGCATCACCTGTGGCGGGGACTGACGGAACTGCCGCTCCCCCCGACGTCCGAATAGCGCCAGCCCGATGATGGACATCCCCGAGTAGTAGGCGAAGAACAGCCCCCGGCCGCCCGGCCCGAGATTCCACTTCTCCTCTAGGAAGAACGAGATGAAGGTTGACAGCGGAACGCTGAGCAGCCCGAAGACTCCCCAGCCCCAGAACACCCGGCGCGCCGTTTTCAGCAGCAGGATCCGCCGGCAGATCTCCCAGAAGCCCAGCTGGACATCTTCGGTAGGGACCGTTGCCGAATCCTCGCCGGCGGCCTCGTGCACGGTGGCTCGGATCTGCTGGGTGTCCCAGCGGCCGAACCCGGGATCCCGCAAGCCCAGACAACACAGGGTCAGCCCCACCGACATCGCGCCCATTGCCAGAAAGACGCCCCGCCAGGTGAGCCCGAAGGAGCTGGCGAACAGGGCGACCAGCAGTGGCGCAGCCACGTTGCCGAGGAAGGTGGCGGCGCTGTAGACCGAGACGGCCCGAACCCGGGCCTCCGGGTGGTAGCTGTCCATCACGAGCGGCACGTGCAGCGACGTCACACTGCCCGTGGTCAGGCCGTCGAAGACGAGAATCCCGATCAGCGCGATCAGCGAGGTGACGAACCCGGTGAACAGGGTGATCACGCTCCAGGCCAGGCCGGTGACCAGGCAGAGCATCGCGCGTCGCCCGTGGCTTTGCGCCAGATAGGAGATGTAGAGCGGCGAGATGGCCACCGCGAGTCCCTTGAGGGCCACCGCCCCACCGATGGCGCCGATCCCGATCCCGAGGGCCCGGCTGATGTCGGGGGCGAGCACGGTGAACGCGTACCCCTGGAAGGTGTCCACAATCGACAGGATCGACAGCGCGAACAACGGGTAGTACGGCAGCCCGTAGCGGCGGGCGACGTCCCGGAAGCTCGCGGTTTTCGTCTCCCCGGTGACGCCCAACCGGGCCCGGGCCCGGTCGCGGAGCAACTCCCGGGTCTCCCCGACGTCGTCGAGGAGCTCATCTGGGTCCACCGTCGTCAGCGCAGCGGTCACGGTCATGACACGCCCAGCTGTCGGACCCGGAAGTCGACGTACCACGCGCTCTCGCCGATCCGGTGGCCGGATGCGTCCAGCAGCACGATGATCGCCTCGTGCAGCTGCACCTGCTGATAGGTGTTCAACGAGTTCACCGAGGTGAGAGTCAACGAGGTGGCAGTGGTCGTATACACCTGGTGGTCGGCCAGGTAAGTGGTGTCCGGGCAGCCGGGGGTGTGCACGCAAGCCGGGTCACCGCTGCCGACGGCCTTCAGCGTCTGTCCGGGGCGGATCGGGGCTCGATCAACGAAGATCGCGAAGTAACCGGAGGTCGCGGAGGCTGCCGCGGAGTTCGGTGCGCTGATCGTGAAGTCCTTGATCGTCCAGCGCAGGGTCACCGGCAGCCCCACCAGCTGCTGGGCCTTCGGCGAGGTCACCGTGAGCCGCTTGTCGGCCACGAAGGACAGGTTCGACACGGCGCAGCCGGAGGCGCTCAGGGTGAGCAGGGCGAGCCAGAGCACGCGCCGCCGCAGCGTCACCCGGTCGCCTCCTCGTCCAGCCGCCACCTGGATCGTGCTCCCTGCGGTGTTGGGCGTCGTCATCCCGGGGCACCAAACCGGGGCCGGAAGACTGTGCGATGGCACACCACGCGGCGGGCGGGCCCGGTTCGCGGGCTCAGCCCCGGTCGAGGAACCGCAGCTGCAGCTGGACCACCAGCCGCTCGTCCGGATCGTCGAGGTCGATCCCGGAGATGTCGCAGAGCCGGCGGATCCGGTAGCGGAAGGTGTTGGGATGGACGTTTACGACCGACGAGGCCAAGGTGACGTCACCGAACGCGTCCAGGTAAGCCCGCAGCGTCGGCAGGTATGCGGTCCCGCGCTCGCGATCCTGCTCGGCCAGCACCCCCAGCCGCCCGGCCCGCAGGCTCGGCTTCCGCTCCACGAGCTCACCCAACTCGGTGAGGATCGTCCGGCTGCGGACCGCGTCGATGTCGGCGACGGAGCGGGCCCGCGGGTCACCGGCGAGCGCGCGCACCGCCTGCTCGGCCTCCCGCCGCGAGACCGTCACTTCCCGCAGCGTGCCCACCGTTGAGCCGATCCCGCCGCGGAGATCGACGTGGAGCGTTTCCTGAGCGCGCGCGACGATGGATTCGACTAGCGCAACGATCCGATCGCGATGCGCCGGCCCCGGCTCCGGAAGCAGCACGTAGATGGTGCCCGCGATGGCGACGCAGGCGGCCCGCCGGCGGTAGGACTCGCAGTACAAGGCGATGAGATCCGCGGCGCGTTGAGCCTGTACCGCCGCCTCCGCCTCATCCGTTTCCGCCTGCATGAGCGCGACGACCGTGACCGGGGTGTTGACCCCGATGTCCAGCGTGGACGCCCCGATCTCGGGTGGGCTGCGACCGTCGAGCAGCGCCCAGAGCGCCTCCGCCCGTCGCCGGCGATCCAGATCCTCGCTGCTGCGATGGCGCAGGATGTGCAGCGCGGCCAACCCGGCGGCCTCGCCGAGGGCCTGCTCGGCGCCGGCGCCGAACGGCTGCTCCCCCTCGATGACGAAGATCGCACCGACGAGCTCGGCGCCGGCACGCACGGCGATCGCCAGCCGGGGTCGGATGCCGGGCACGTCGAAGTCGCCCAGGCGGAGCACGCCTGGGTCCTGCCACAGGCGTGGGAAGACCCCAGCCTCGTTGAGCTTGCGCATCCAGGCGGCCGACACCTGCCGGCCGAGGATGGCCTCCCGGCGGGCGTCGTCGATCGGCTGGTCGAGGTTCGAATACGCGAGGACCCGGCCGCCCGGATCTTCGATCGTCGTGGCGCCACCGACCGCGGCCGCGACCGCGTCGGCGAGGGAGAACAGGTTGCCGATCGGCACGCCGGCGCCGCTGTGCGCCAACGAACCGACCGCGGTCGCGGTCCGGATCAGGCTGTACAGCTGTCCCCAGCCGACCGTGACCGGAGCCAGCAGCAGGGCCATCCCCGATTCGTTGGCGGCCGCGACGAGAGCGGGCGGCGGATCTCCGGCCGCCTTCAGAACCAGCCCGCCGACACCGGCCGCACCTAGGCGGCGGAGGAGGCGGAGGGAGTCATCCGACGTCGGGTGCACACCGACGCCGAGGACGAGATCCCCGGGTTCCGGACCGGTCTCATCGTTCGGATCGAACAGGACCGGCTCTCCGACCGTTGCCTCACTGCCACCGGGCGCCGCGACGAGGCGCAGGCTGACCGGATGCAATTCGGCGACCAAACTCGCCAGTGTGGTCATGGGGGCCGGGGCCGGCGTAGGGACCTTCACACCGATTACCCCCAGGGACGAAGCATTCCGTCCAGGCTACCGGCTGAGCAGATACCACCCGTCGCGGTTCGCCCCGGTGACCCGGTAGCCCGCCTCGAAGGCACGACCAAGGACGGAACGGAGGGCGAGCCGCCACTCGCGGGCCCGCGCCGGGCCCGACGCCCGGAGCGCGACGATGTCCAGGGGCACCTGGCAGAGCAGCGAATCCCCCTGGCCGGAGACCTGCACTGGCCCACCATCGGGGCCGGGGCGAAGGACGGTGGGGATCCCTTCACGGCACAACCGCTCCACGTCGGTGGCCTCCGTCATCCCATCGCAGGCGGCTGCCGCGCGCGCTGAGGGCAACTCCCACACCACCAGGCACCGGTCGCTGAGGTCACCGGAGTTCAGGCTGTCCTGGAGGATCCCGTAGAAGTTCTCATAGAAGCTCGCGATCTCGGCACCGAGTTTGACAATGTTGAAGTAGGCGTTGCGTGCGACGAGCGGATCGAAGGTCCACACCACCCGGTCCAGTCCATGGGCGAGCGCCCACCACCGCTGGTGCAGCTTCAATGTGAAGCCGACATTGCGCCCCTGCAGCTGAGCCTCGACGCCCGCGAGATGCGAGTGCAGGTACGCGCCCCGACCGTCCTCGGCCCGAAAGGCGAGGCTGGCACCGACGACCTGGCCGCCGAGCTCGGCGATCGACACGTAGTTGCCCGCGTGCGCCAAGGCCCAGGTCAACTCGGGGGTTGCCGCACTGCGGCCCTGCTCTCTTCCCCACACGCCATCGAAGAGCGCACTGGCCCGGCGGGCGTCTTCCTGGGTCGCCACCAGCCGGACGGTGACCCCAGTGCGCATCGCGGCGGCCTCGGCGCCCTGCCTGGCCGTATCCGCGAGGAGCTCGAGACCAGCCGGGTCCTCGTCTCGGCGCGCCTCGGTGAGGGTTCCCGTCACCCGCTCACTGTCCCACCGACGGGGCTCGCCTCGAATCGTTCGATCCGCACAAGAATCCGTACTACATCCATGGGCACAGACGAAGCCATGCGCGCGTCTCCGGGCCCGGTCACCCCACCTTGGCTGTGGCTCGGGCGCCGAAGTGCACGTATCGACCGCCGTCCGGGAGGGCGAAGAAAACGACCGGCATCCAGGTTTCCGCGCCTTCGGGGCGGGTTACGAACAGGTGTTCCGTTGCGTCCACGGCGGTCAGGGTCAGCCGTTGCACCGGTTCGGGCATGAGGTCGGCGAGCGGGCCGGTCGACGTCACCGTCAGTTCGAGACGGCCGTCGCGCTCCGTCACCTCGATCAGCGCAGCGGCGCGCTCGTAACGCCCGACGTAGCGGGACAGATCGGTCTCGACCGGCTCCGCCGGGGGCTCGGGCCGGCGCGGAATCTCGAGGTCGGCGAGCTCGCCGAGGAGCTCGCGGTAGATATCCTGGTAGAGGTCGCCTGGACGACCGCCATTGGTGAGCAGGGCGATCGCGATGTTCGCGTCCGGGACGATCCGCAGGAAGGCGGACTGCCCGATGGTGTTGCCGTCGTGGCCGTATACCGGACGGCCAGCCCAGTTGAACAGGATCCACCCGAGCCCCCAATGATCGCCGAGCGTCCAGCGATCCGGGACGGCTACCTGGGGCTGCTGCATTGCGGCGACCGACTCGGCCTCGAGCAGGCGGGCGCCGTCGGGTGCCACTCCGGCGTCGAGATGCATGCGGGCGAATCCGATGACGTCGGCCGCGCGGGCACAGATCAGCCCGGCCGGACCGGCGGAGCGCATCAAGCCCCAGATCGGGGCCGGCTGCGGCTCTTCGCCCGGCTTGCCGACGTGGCCGATCGCGGCCCGGAACCGCAGTGCCTCCTCCGGCAACGTCACGGTGTGGGTCAGCCCGAGCGGTTCGATCAGCAGCTCGGCCAGCGCGGCGTCCCAGGTCTTGCCGGTCACCCGCTCGATGAGGCGACCCAGCACGGCGTAGCCGGCGTTGCAGTAGGACATGGTCGCCCCGAGCGCATGGTTCTGTCGCACCTCGGCGAGGGTCTCGACGTAGCGCTCGAGGCAGTCGTCGCCACGACCGGTGTCGGCGAAATGATCGCCGTCGATGCCGCTGGTGTGGGCGAGAAGGTGGCGCACCGTGACCTGCTTGGTGGTGTCGGGGTCCGCCACCGCGAACTCGGGCAGGTAGCTGACGACCGGCTCGTCCAGGGCCAGGTCGCCGCGCTCGGCTAGGCGCATCACCACGGTGGCCGTGTACACCTTCGTAATGGAGCCGATCTGGAACAGCGAATCGGTCGTCGCCTCGACTCCGGTGGCCCGGTTCAAGGTGCCGCAGGCAGCCTCGGTCACCGCTCCACCGGCGAGCACCGCGATCGACGCGCCGGGCACCTCGTGCCGGCGGGCCAGCTCGCTGAGTCGCTCGGAAAGTCGTAGCGCGTCCATGGGTGCTCCCTGGTTTTGGGTCAAACTCCGCGGCGCAGGTGCCGGCCCGGTAGGGCGCCGGTGATGCTCGCATCGACCACGACGGGCCGGCCGTTGACCACGACGTGGTGGACCCCGGTGGCGTAGGCATGCGGCTGTTCGTAGGTGGCGGAGTCGGTTATCGTCGCCGGATCGAAGACGACGACATCGGCGAAGTTGCCCGGGACGAGGCGACCGCGGTCGCGCAGTCGAAGGGTGTCCGCGGGCAAGCTAGTCATCCGGCGGATGGCCTCGGTCAGCGGGATCAAGCCGAGTTCCCGGCTGTACCTGCCCAGGAACCGGGCGAAGGTGCCATACGTCCGTGGGTGCGTCGGGTGGTCCGTCCAGGGCGCCTCGACCGCCAGCGCCTCGGCGTCGGATCCGATGGATACCCACGGCTGCTGCAATCCCAGGCCGATGTTGTCCTCGTCGACGATGAAGTAGAGGGCGCCCAGGGTGGGGTCGTCGGCGACCAGGTCGAGCAAGGTCTCGATCTCGGCCTCCCCCGCCGCGTCGGCGATCTCGCTGAGCCAGCGACCTGACTTCGAGCCTGCGGCGGACCCACCGATCACGAAGATGCCCGAACCCCCGCCCGCCGCCAGGTAAAGATTCTCCCAACCGACGGAGGCCTGGGCCATGTCCGCGGCCATGGCGGCACGCTCGGCCGGATTCGACAAACGCTCGGCCAGCGCGGCGGGGCCGCCGGCGTGGTAACTCGGTGGGATCGCGGCGGCCAACGCTGTACCACCTGCGGTGTAGGGGTACATGTTGGCGCCGACCGGCTGCCCGGCATCGCGGGCGGCCTCGATGCGTTCGATGGCCAGCTTCATCTTCGGCCAGTTCTGCCGGCCGGCCGCCTTCAGGTGGTATACCTCGGTGCGCACCGCCGCGCGCTGCCCGATCTCGAGCAGCTCGTCCAGGCACTCGAGAAACCGATCCCCCTCCGAACGCAGATGCGAGATATACAGCCCGTCGTGCCGGGCGATGACTTCGCTGACGGCGACGAGCTCGTCGGTGTCAGCGAAGGTGCCAGGTGCGTAGATCAGTGCAGTGCCCACTCCGAGCGCGCCGTCGACCATCTCCTCGTCGAGAACGGAGCGGACTCGATCCAGCGCCGACGCGGTGAGCGGCGCATCCGACAGGCCGGCCCCGATGACCCGTAGGTTCATGCCACCGACGAAGCTCGCGACGTTCGGGGCGACGCCACTGGCCGCGAGAAACCCGAGTCCTTCCGAGAGTCGCGGGAAGTCCGCGCGCTGGTCGGGACCGATCCCGAACTGACGCATCAGCTCGGTGAACTCCGCGACCGACGGGCCCGGCGAGAATCCCTCGCCGAAGACCTCCGTGGTCACCCCTTGGCGGAGGTCGGAAGGGCCGCACGGCAGCGATTGCAGCGAGCCCCAGGCGTGACTCAGAACGTTGATGAACCCCGGGGCCACCGCGAGACCGGTTACGTCCAGGACTTCGGCGTCGATGCCGTCCGGGGCATCCTGAACGGCCACCACCCGGTCATCATCGATGATTACGTCACTCACCCGCGCGGGGCTACCCGTGCCGTCGTAGACGGTTCCACCGCGGATGACAAGGGAGCTGGGCACGACGCAAGTCTGCTGGGGCGCGGTGGCGCTGGGGTCGTGCGCTCGACACAAGCCGCGGGCGCCACTTCGGGCCATCGGACAGATTTCGGGCCCGACATCTGCGCTCCGAGCCGGGCCGTGCGCCTGGTCGGCGGAGCTGGCAGACCGGCTCCGACCGAGACTAGCCCGCTACCAGGTGCCCAGAACCATTGAATTCCTCGAGGCCTTGCCGCGCAACGAGATGGGCAAGATCCGCCTCCGGGCGCGGTCCCCATGCCGACAAGTGACGGTGCAAGGATCAGCCGGTGACCAGCGAGCGGACAGTCGTCGGGCTCATCGCCTGCTTGGCAGCCTGGACCCAGCAGATGAACTCGTTGCGGGCCAGAGGCGTGATGTCCTTCCAGGCATCGAGTGCCTTGGCGTTGGCGATCGGCGCCTGGCGCAGGACTGCGGGAAGTTTGTGCACTACCCCACCCGGCACTCGCTGACTGCTCACAGGGCCACGGTAGCGCCAGCTCGAGGGCCACTGGAGGGAGCGAGCCGCGGTGCGCAAGGTGCTCGGCGGGAACCGGCGCGGGTGCTCCGCGAGGTGTTGAACCTGGCTCCGGGCGGATA
The Mycobacteriales bacterium DNA segment above includes these coding regions:
- a CDS encoding MFS transporter — its product is MTVTAALTTVDPDELLDDVGETRELLRDRARARLGVTGETKTASFRDVARRYGLPYYPLFALSILSIVDTFQGYAFTVLAPDISRALGIGIGAIGGAVALKGLAVAISPLYISYLAQSHGRRAMLCLVTGLAWSVITLFTGFVTSLIALIGILVFDGLTTGSVTSLHVPLVMDSYHPEARVRAVSVYSAATFLGNVAAPLLVALFASSFGLTWRGVFLAMGAMSVGLTLCCLGLRDPGFGRWDTQQIRATVHEAAGEDSATVPTEDVQLGFWEICRRILLLKTARRVFWGWGVFGLLSVPLSTFISFFLEEKWNLGPGGRGLFFAYYSGMSIIGLALFGRRGERQFRQSPPQVMRTAGLLIGVAVLFIALGGLAPSFPLMLACFGISGATIGPLVPSFSIALLSVIPSRMRPHAQALAAIFLAVGGLLGALFFAGVQSRYGIVGSMVAVALPGGLTGVIIYTAGRHINADLDRMIDEVIEDEEIKRIRTAGGHLPMLACRGVDFSYGQLQVLFDVDFTVDEGEMVALLGVNGAGKSTLLKVISGIGLPSAGSVRFHGQDVTFLDAERRLRLGITQIPGGRAVFGPMTVVENMRSFGYTLGRDRRALDAAIDRCFEAFPRLAERRSSLAATLSGGEQQMLGLSKALILRPRLLLIDELSLGLAPVIVGQLLEMVRRINAEGTAVVLVEQSVNIALNLVDHAYFMEKGEMRFDGRAGDLLGRDDLLRAVFLQGASAAG
- a CDS encoding helix-turn-helix domain-containing protein encodes the protein MTTLASLVAELHPVSLRLVAAPGGSEATVGEPVLFDPNDETGPEPGDLVLGVGVHPTSDDSLRLLRRLGAAGVGGLVLKAAGDPPPALVAAANESGMALLLAPVTVGWGQLYSLIRTATAVGSLAHSGAGVPIGNLFSLADAVAAAVGGATTIEDPGGRVLAYSNLDQPIDDARREAILGRQVSAAWMRKLNEAGVFPRLWQDPGVLRLGDFDVPGIRPRLAIAVRAGAELVGAIFVIEGEQPFGAGAEQALGEAAGLAALHILRHRSSEDLDRRRRAEALWALLDGRSPPEIGASTLDIGVNTPVTVVALMQAETDEAEAAVQAQRAADLIALYCESYRRRAACVAIAGTIYVLLPEPGPAHRDRIVALVESIVARAQETLHVDLRGGIGSTVGTLREVTVSRREAEQAVRALAGDPRARSVADIDAVRSRTILTELGELVERKPSLRAGRLGVLAEQDRERGTAYLPTLRAYLDAFGDVTLASSVVNVHPNTFRYRIRRLCDISGIDLDDPDERLVVQLQLRFLDRG
- a CDS encoding GNAT family N-acetyltransferase, whose protein sequence is MTGTLTEARRDEDPAGLELLADTARQGAEAAAMRTGVTVRLVATQEDARRASALFDGVWGREQGRSAATPELTWALAHAGNYVSIAELGGQVVGASLAFRAEDGRGAYLHSHLAGVEAQLQGRNVGFTLKLHQRWWALAHGLDRVVWTFDPLVARNAYFNIVKLGAEIASFYENFYGILQDSLNSGDLSDRCLVVWELPSARAAAACDGMTEATDVERLCREGIPTVLRPGPDGGPVQVSGQGDSLLCQVPLDIVALRASGPARAREWRLALRSVLGRAFEAGYRVTGANRDGWYLLSR
- a CDS encoding serine hydrolase domain-containing protein; translation: MDALRLSERLSELARRHEVPGASIAVLAGGAVTEAACGTLNRATGVEATTDSLFQIGSITKVYTATVVMRLAERGDLALDEPVVSYLPEFAVADPDTTKQVTVRHLLAHTSGIDGDHFADTGRGDDCLERYVETLAEVRQNHALGATMSYCNAGYAVLGRLIERVTGKTWDAALAELLIEPLGLTHTVTLPEEALRFRAAIGHVGKPGEEPQPAPIWGLMRSAGPAGLICARAADVIGFARMHLDAGVAPDGARLLEAESVAAMQQPQVAVPDRWTLGDHWGLGWILFNWAGRPVYGHDGNTIGQSAFLRIVPDANIAIALLTNGGRPGDLYQDIYRELLGELADLEIPRRPEPPAEPVETDLSRYVGRYERAAALIEVTERDGRLELTVTSTGPLADLMPEPVQRLTLTAVDATEHLFVTRPEGAETWMPVVFFALPDGGRYVHFGARATAKVG
- a CDS encoding amidohydrolase family protein, with translation MPSSLVIRGGTVYDGTGSPARVSDVIIDDDRVVAVQDAPDGIDAEVLDVTGLAVAPGFINVLSHAWGSLQSLPCGPSDLRQGVTTEVFGEGFSPGPSVAEFTELMRQFGIGPDQRADFPRLSEGLGFLAASGVAPNVASFVGGMNLRVIGAGLSDAPLTASALDRVRSVLDEEMVDGALGVGTALIYAPGTFADTDELVAVSEVIARHDGLYISHLRSEGDRFLECLDELLEIGQRAAVRTEVYHLKAAGRQNWPKMKLAIERIEAARDAGQPVGANMYPYTAGGTALAAAIPPSYHAGGPAALAERLSNPAERAAMAADMAQASVGWENLYLAAGGGSGIFVIGGSAAGSKSGRWLSEIADAAGEAEIETLLDLVADDPTLGALYFIVDEDNIGLGLQQPWVSIGSDAEALAVEAPWTDHPTHPRTYGTFARFLGRYSRELGLIPLTEAIRRMTSLPADTLRLRDRGRLVPGNFADVVVFDPATITDSATYEQPHAYATGVHHVVVNGRPVVVDASITGALPGRHLRRGV